The proteins below come from a single Chitinophaga pinensis DSM 2588 genomic window:
- a CDS encoding GNAT family N-acetyltransferase — translation MFFLETERLQLIPLTHDLLTLCQQDRAAMEAKLGLNKSDMRIDPLYMTELEDALTHFWIPMTAAHPDRYLWYTNWEIVLKEERLAIGGIGFIGYPDENGQTETGFMLDKNFHSKGYAKEALTGITNWAFSHVEVSTIIAKTTTDNLPSRTLLERVGFLPAGQEADLLIYNKQRV, via the coding sequence ACAGCTGATTCCCCTGACCCACGATTTGCTTACGCTTTGTCAACAGGATCGCGCCGCTATGGAGGCGAAACTCGGCCTCAATAAATCTGATATGCGCATCGATCCGCTTTACATGACTGAACTGGAAGATGCACTGACCCATTTCTGGATACCCATGACCGCAGCCCATCCTGACAGGTACCTATGGTATACCAACTGGGAAATTGTGCTAAAAGAAGAACGGCTGGCGATCGGCGGTATTGGCTTTATTGGCTATCCTGATGAAAATGGACAAACGGAAACCGGATTTATGCTGGATAAGAACTTTCATAGCAAAGGCTATGCAAAAGAAGCACTAACCGGCATTACTAACTGGGCTTTTAGCCATGTGGAAGTAAGCACCATTATTGCAAAGACAACAACAGACAATCTTCCCAGCAGAACACTCCTGGAACGTGTTGGCTTCCTGCCTGCCGGACAGGAAGCAGACCTGTTAATCTATAACAAACAACGCGTCTGA
- a CDS encoding RNA polymerase sigma factor gives MTKAAFLEHTMPHQGIIYKVVNIYADNKEDKEDLLQEIWLQLWLSFPRFSFKSKTSTWMYRVALNTALTYLRKSAVRNKHVFSTDIVPSAQGEDHVPREQEQLLWEMIRSLPKAEKALILLYIEGISYREIADITGDSENNVGVKLSRIRQKLKDAIMRKKT, from the coding sequence ATGACTAAAGCAGCATTTCTTGAACATACGATGCCGCATCAGGGGATTATCTATAAGGTAGTGAATATCTATGCTGATAATAAAGAAGATAAAGAAGATTTGTTGCAGGAGATCTGGTTACAGCTATGGTTATCTTTTCCCCGCTTCAGTTTTAAGAGTAAGACGTCTACCTGGATGTACCGGGTGGCATTAAATACCGCATTGACCTATTTAAGAAAATCTGCTGTACGCAATAAACATGTCTTTAGTACGGATATTGTACCATCTGCGCAGGGAGAAGATCATGTGCCGCGTGAACAGGAACAGCTGTTATGGGAAATGATCCGCTCTTTGCCTAAAGCAGAAAAAGCCTTGATTCTTTTATACATCGAAGGGATCAGTTATCGTGAAATTGCAGATATCACGGGTGATTCCGAAAACAATGTAGGTGTTAAGCTGAGCCGTATCAGGCAGAAACTGAAAGATGCAATCATGCGTAAAAAAACGTAA
- a CDS encoding porin family protein — translation MRKILLLALFNLGFLYSHAQTSFGITAGLGNAKMRFPDDDGLNYKINPSWRAGIMADVKLIGKFYLQPQLLISRKGNHTYIGNADQPAAFIFDVHEKTHLTYLELPVNLVLKFPLGSGKFITGAGGYIAYGLGGKDKITGTERATGADYERKIDVKFEKEPHLAEADFGKTTYYRPIDLELNFLAGYEFKNGLGLNFTYSPGLKNMAPPPIVIGPSTIIYNRRMNTYAGLSVTYMLKKHTSKA, via the coding sequence ATGCGCAAAATTCTACTACTGGCTTTGTTTAACCTTGGCTTCCTATACTCCCATGCCCAAACATCATTCGGGATTACTGCCGGTTTGGGGAATGCTAAAATGCGTTTTCCGGATGATGATGGCTTAAATTACAAGATCAATCCGTCCTGGCGGGCTGGTATCATGGCAGATGTGAAATTGATAGGAAAATTCTACCTGCAACCACAATTACTGATCAGCAGGAAAGGCAATCATACTTACATTGGCAATGCAGACCAACCTGCTGCTTTTATATTCGATGTTCATGAAAAAACGCATTTAACATACCTGGAACTGCCTGTGAATCTGGTACTTAAATTTCCACTGGGAAGCGGCAAATTCATCACAGGCGCAGGTGGCTATATTGCATACGGACTTGGGGGGAAAGATAAAATAACTGGAACAGAACGTGCTACAGGAGCAGATTATGAACGCAAAATCGATGTAAAATTCGAAAAGGAGCCACATCTGGCGGAAGCTGATTTCGGTAAAACCACTTATTACAGACCAATAGATCTGGAACTTAATTTTCTGGCTGGGTATGAATTCAAGAATGGTCTCGGACTAAACTTCACTTACAGCCCCGGACTTAAAAACATGGCGCCGCCACCGATTGTAATAGGTCCGTCTACCATCATATATAATAGACGGATGAACACTTACGCCGGACTATCAGTAACATACATGCTGAAAAAACACACTTCAAAAGCTTAA
- a CDS encoding outer membrane beta-barrel protein — protein sequence MKKITLLALLAMGISAAHAQTRYGITAGFLHSSTHVSYKDGSTAPSESMKKNFYPEWQAGIIADIQLTSRLYLQPQLQVTIKGKSKYINTDIDPSVRRVDTRFRNTSLELPVNLVYKYPLGKGKLIGGGGGYIARGLGGRSRVTYYFRDGHEMVYKYGLKFKSDVSQEDEAQYNGYSRPIDLGLNFVTGYELKNGLAFKLNYSLGLKDKTPTYTREVSTKSKDRYFAATVSYLINRKA from the coding sequence ATGAAAAAAATCACATTGTTAGCCTTATTGGCTATGGGTATTTCTGCTGCTCATGCGCAAACGCGATATGGCATTACCGCAGGATTCTTACATTCATCAACACACGTATCTTACAAAGATGGCAGTACAGCGCCCTCAGAATCGATGAAAAAAAACTTTTACCCTGAATGGCAAGCTGGCATAATAGCGGACATACAGCTAACAAGTCGGCTATATCTGCAACCGCAACTGCAGGTCACTATAAAAGGAAAATCCAAATACATAAACACGGACATCGATCCTAGTGTAAGAAGAGTGGACACCAGGTTCCGTAACACATCCCTGGAATTACCTGTGAACCTGGTGTACAAATACCCATTAGGAAAAGGGAAACTGATTGGTGGTGGTGGTGGATATATTGCCCGCGGACTTGGAGGGCGATCGAGAGTGACATATTATTTTCGTGATGGACATGAAATGGTGTATAAGTATGGCTTAAAGTTCAAAAGTGACGTATCTCAGGAAGATGAAGCCCAATACAATGGTTATAGCAGGCCGATCGACCTGGGCCTGAATTTCGTTACCGGATATGAACTAAAAAATGGTCTCGCCTTCAAGCTGAATTATAGCCTTGGTTTAAAAGACAAAACGCCGACATATACCAGGGAAGTCTCCACTAAATCAAAAGATAGATATTTTGCAGCGACTGTCAGCTATCTGATTAACCGAAAAGCTTAA
- a CDS encoding alpha/beta fold hydrolase, translating to MMKIIPAFIVCCIALVTSLMANAQDGQPPVFFQSIDVSTYKGASFTIECWMYAERTENNSGTALMALGYNQQTQVSTAIGKLSMEDFKAGEWNRLTVSGKIDKRTQSLFIGALYSGKARFFFDDMKLFINKKEVPVKNAGFEDTDLSAWKFINQPSSVKVSVTAQLVHGDKQALSIDASEIVSLDYGNNERTGKYATINGNRIYYEEYGEGQPLLLLHGALESIRHYEKQIPALAQSFRVIAVDTRGHGKSTADTTRLTYELYADDMYKLLNELKLDSVDVLGWSDGGITGLILAMCHPEKVKKLAAMGANLYPDTTALYGWLVDTIQHQIKVIEAEHTPSNAFALRVNRCMLEEPHIDPSTLRTIQCPVLVMAGEHDVIKEAHTRLIAASIPGAELVIIKNASHYAPIEVPDEFNKQVETFLKKP from the coding sequence ATGATGAAAATAATCCCTGCTTTTATTGTTTGTTGTATTGCGCTGGTCACTTCACTGATGGCAAATGCCCAGGATGGGCAACCCCCTGTTTTTTTCCAGAGCATAGATGTTAGTACCTATAAAGGCGCCTCCTTTACCATTGAATGCTGGATGTATGCGGAGCGTACAGAAAATAATTCGGGTACTGCATTGATGGCACTTGGTTACAATCAGCAGACGCAGGTTAGTACCGCTATCGGAAAACTGAGTATGGAGGACTTTAAGGCAGGGGAATGGAACCGGCTGACGGTATCCGGTAAAATAGACAAGCGTACACAATCGCTTTTTATTGGTGCTCTGTATTCGGGGAAGGCCCGGTTTTTTTTCGATGACATGAAATTGTTCATCAACAAAAAGGAAGTACCGGTAAAAAATGCCGGTTTTGAAGATACTGATCTGAGTGCATGGAAGTTTATTAATCAACCATCATCAGTAAAGGTGTCAGTGACGGCTCAGCTGGTACATGGTGATAAACAGGCTTTATCTATCGATGCCAGCGAAATTGTTTCCCTTGATTATGGTAACAATGAACGGACAGGAAAATATGCCACGATCAATGGTAACAGGATATACTATGAGGAGTATGGAGAAGGACAGCCGCTGTTATTGCTACATGGCGCATTGGAGTCTATCCGTCATTACGAAAAACAGATACCTGCATTAGCTCAATCATTCAGGGTAATTGCTGTTGATACACGTGGACATGGAAAGTCTACTGCCGATACAACCCGGTTGACATATGAGTTATATGCAGATGATATGTACAAGCTCCTGAATGAGTTGAAACTGGATAGCGTAGATGTATTGGGTTGGAGTGATGGCGGTATTACAGGACTGATACTCGCCATGTGTCATCCGGAGAAAGTGAAAAAACTTGCTGCAATGGGCGCTAATCTGTATCCGGATACCACTGCTTTATATGGCTGGCTGGTAGATACTATTCAACATCAGATCAAGGTAATTGAGGCAGAACATACACCTTCCAATGCCTTTGCATTACGGGTCAATCGTTGTATGCTGGAAGAACCTCATATTGATCCTTCCACATTAAGAACAATTCAATGTCCGGTGCTGGTAATGGCAGGAGAGCATGATGTCATTAAGGAAGCACATACCCGGCTCATTGCAGCAAGTATTCCTGGTGCTGAATTAGTGATCATAAAAAATGCTTCTCACTATGCACCCATTGAAGTGCCCGATGAATTTAATAAACAGGTGGAAACATTTTTGAAAAAGCCCTGA
- a CDS encoding WG repeat-containing protein, with protein sequence MRTGYIDREGNPVIPPAFVAAGDFSEGLAAARAGGYYGYIDKTGQFVIPPRYDFATEFSDNTGLVYKDGLPIFIDRKGNKLFEHPFLQAGPFTKGLALITTASHKPGVINKKGVLVIDTIYHSIYPFRNNLTIAGDQDGNKMVLLDTAGKRITPPTGIHNANALKEYYEKLPVTETTKGQRIDGNYLVDMGNGITLNVQHGDVFYMDERKYVLWQFAKSVDFPHDYDIDYKATGYYLIKEDPKPVYHCKQPLPPGEFSLTVIPDIRETEHGFFNGNGYCTILANRSGQAITFEKYGSALLMRMQAKTNTGEWRDIEEISSDCANGLDNMTLRSGHYLHMVSPAYSGPVKTKLRLQFAYVSYGEPHTIYSNEFNGSINPGQLWRSERNFHSTDYLLP encoded by the coding sequence ATGCGCACAGGTTACATCGACAGAGAGGGTAATCCAGTCATACCTCCTGCTTTCGTTGCTGCTGGCGACTTCTCAGAAGGACTCGCAGCCGCCCGTGCAGGTGGATACTATGGATACATTGACAAGACCGGGCAATTTGTTATTCCTCCCAGATACGATTTCGCAACGGAGTTCTCTGACAATACCGGATTGGTATATAAAGATGGACTCCCCATCTTTATCGACAGGAAAGGAAACAAACTTTTTGAACATCCCTTCCTGCAGGCAGGTCCTTTTACAAAGGGACTCGCTTTAATCACCACCGCCTCCCACAAACCCGGTGTAATCAATAAAAAAGGAGTACTAGTCATAGATACGATCTACCACAGCATTTATCCCTTTAGAAATAATCTGACCATCGCCGGTGATCAGGATGGAAACAAAATGGTACTACTGGACACTGCCGGCAAACGTATTACCCCTCCGACAGGTATCCATAACGCCAATGCCTTAAAAGAATATTACGAAAAACTTCCTGTCACGGAAACTACCAAAGGTCAGCGGATTGATGGTAATTATCTTGTGGATATGGGCAATGGTATCACGCTAAACGTACAACATGGTGACGTTTTCTATATGGATGAAAGAAAATATGTGTTATGGCAGTTCGCTAAATCAGTAGACTTTCCACATGACTATGACATCGATTATAAAGCCACCGGATACTATCTCATAAAAGAAGATCCCAAGCCGGTCTATCATTGTAAACAACCATTACCACCAGGCGAATTCAGTCTGACAGTGATACCCGATATCCGCGAAACTGAGCATGGATTTTTCAATGGCAACGGCTACTGTACCATTCTTGCTAATCGTTCAGGACAAGCCATTACATTTGAGAAATATGGGTCAGCACTCCTTATGAGAATGCAGGCGAAAACAAATACTGGTGAATGGCGGGACATTGAAGAGATAAGCAGCGATTGCGCCAATGGCTTAGATAACATGACTTTACGATCCGGTCATTATCTCCACATGGTATCTCCCGCTTACAGCGGTCCGGTTAAAACAAAACTAAGATTGCAGTTTGCCTACGTCAGCTATGGTGAACCGCACACGATTTATAGCAATGAATTCAATGGCAGCATCAATCCGGGACAGCTATGGCGATCTGAACGGAACTTTCATTCCACTGACTATCTCCTTCCATGA
- the abc-f gene encoding ribosomal protection-like ABC-F family protein, with translation MLILQGVTYTHPNRDILFSDIHLTVNKQDKIALIGNNGAGKSTLLKILAGELLPSAGIIKKEVIPYYIPQLFGQYNDYTVAQALRVEMKISALREILAGNVTEAHMTSLDDDWTIEERCQEAFAHWQLEDVDLMQSMRTLSGGQKTKVFLAGIAIHQPALVLLDEPSNHLDVQARSILYDYISSTTDTLVVVSHDRTLLNFLETVFELTKRGITVYGGNYEFYTEQKMIASEALNQDVKSKEKELRKARETERESMERQQKLDARGKKKQEKAGLPTISMNTFRNNAEKSSARMKGVHTEKVGNISDELNQLRKELPDMDKMKMDFDNSSLHKGKILVTAKEVNFSYGERLLWSMPLSFQITSGERIVIRGHNGSGKTTLIRMLLGELTPQTGTIDRATVKTIYIDQDYSLIDNSLTVYEQASRYNKTGLQEHEIKTRLNRFLFTKEYWDKPCQALSGGEKMRLMLCSLTIGNQAPDIIVLDEPTNNLDIQNIEILTAAVNEYQGTLIVISHDEYFLGEIDIGREILL, from the coding sequence ATGCTCATTCTTCAAGGTGTAACTTATACTCATCCCAACAGAGATATACTTTTTTCTGATATCCATCTGACTGTTAATAAACAGGATAAAATCGCTTTGATCGGCAATAACGGCGCCGGTAAGTCTACTCTTTTAAAAATCTTAGCCGGGGAATTACTCCCTTCTGCCGGGATCATCAAAAAAGAGGTAATACCCTATTACATTCCTCAGTTATTCGGCCAGTATAATGATTATACTGTGGCGCAGGCGCTTCGCGTAGAAATGAAGATCAGCGCATTGCGCGAGATACTGGCAGGTAATGTAACGGAAGCGCATATGACTTCACTGGATGATGACTGGACGATTGAAGAACGTTGTCAGGAGGCTTTTGCACACTGGCAGCTGGAAGACGTCGATCTGATGCAATCAATGCGGACATTAAGCGGCGGACAGAAAACAAAAGTCTTTCTCGCAGGCATTGCCATACATCAGCCTGCACTGGTATTGCTGGATGAACCCAGTAATCACCTGGATGTGCAGGCGAGAAGTATTTTATACGATTACATCTCTTCTACGACAGATACACTTGTTGTGGTGAGCCACGACAGGACACTGCTCAATTTTCTGGAGACTGTTTTTGAATTGACCAAACGAGGTATTACTGTTTATGGTGGTAATTATGAGTTTTATACAGAACAGAAGATGATTGCCAGTGAAGCACTGAACCAGGATGTGAAGAGCAAGGAAAAGGAATTGCGGAAAGCAAGAGAAACGGAACGGGAGTCTATGGAGCGTCAGCAAAAGCTGGATGCACGTGGTAAAAAGAAACAGGAGAAGGCAGGGCTACCAACAATCTCCATGAATACTTTCCGGAATAATGCAGAGAAGAGTAGTGCACGTATGAAAGGTGTTCATACAGAAAAGGTGGGTAACATTTCTGACGAGCTAAATCAGTTGCGTAAGGAGTTGCCCGATATGGACAAAATGAAAATGGATTTCGACAATTCATCTCTGCACAAAGGAAAGATCCTGGTAACGGCAAAGGAGGTGAACTTCAGTTACGGGGAACGTTTACTCTGGTCCATGCCGCTTAGTTTTCAGATCACCAGTGGCGAACGGATTGTGATCCGTGGACATAACGGATCCGGTAAGACGACCCTGATCAGGATGTTGCTGGGAGAGCTGACACCACAAACGGGCACTATTGACAGGGCTACGGTAAAGACCATTTATATTGACCAGGATTATTCCCTGATAGATAATAGTCTGACTGTCTATGAACAGGCATCACGGTACAACAAAACCGGTTTGCAGGAGCATGAAATAAAGACAAGACTGAACCGCTTCCTGTTTACGAAGGAGTATTGGGATAAGCCTTGTCAGGCTTTAAGTGGCGGAGAGAAAATGCGCTTAATGCTTTGCTCACTGACCATTGGTAACCAGGCGCCTGATATAATCGTGCTGGATGAACCGACTAATAACCTGGATATTCAGAATATTGAGATACTAACTGCGGCGGTCAATGAATATCAGGGTACGCTGATCGTTATCAGTCATGATGAATACTTTCTGGGTGAGATTGATATAGGGCGGGAGATATTATTGTAA
- a CDS encoding OsmC family protein — protein sequence MKRTASAIWNGTIKEGSGNISTQSTVLNKTQYSFNSRFAEGVGTNPEELMAAAHAGCFNMKLTLDLEAAGFKADTLETTAAVTLDNGTITRSDLALKAKIPGISNEQFQEIAAGAKAGCPVSRAYAAIEISLQAELVG from the coding sequence ATGAAACGTACAGCATCTGCCATCTGGAATGGCACCATCAAAGAAGGAAGTGGTAACATATCTACCCAGAGCACTGTTTTAAACAAAACACAGTATTCTTTCAACAGCCGTTTCGCAGAAGGCGTAGGTACTAATCCGGAAGAATTGATGGCAGCAGCACACGCAGGTTGCTTTAACATGAAGCTTACCCTGGATCTGGAAGCTGCAGGTTTTAAAGCAGATACCCTGGAAACAACAGCGGCGGTTACACTGGATAACGGGACGATTACACGCTCTGATCTGGCGCTGAAAGCAAAGATACCAGGTATCTCGAATGAGCAGTTTCAGGAGATCGCTGCCGGCGCTAAAGCTGGTTGTCCTGTGAGTCGTGCTTACGCAGCTATTGAAATTTCCCTCCAGGCAGAACTGGTAGGGTAA
- a CDS encoding DUF1348 family protein yields the protein MEKRYPLPPFTLETAKEKVQLAEDAWNSQDPERVSLAYSVDTEWRNRSTFLNGREAAKAFLADKWKKELDYKLKKELWAFTDNRIAVRFEYEYHDKNGQWFRAYGNENWEFDENGLMQRRFASINDLPIEESERRL from the coding sequence ATGGAAAAGAGATATCCATTGCCGCCGTTTACATTGGAGACGGCGAAGGAGAAAGTACAGCTTGCTGAAGACGCCTGGAACTCACAGGATCCGGAAAGGGTTTCACTGGCCTATAGTGTGGATACAGAATGGAGGAACAGGTCAACTTTTCTGAATGGACGTGAGGCGGCTAAAGCATTTCTTGCGGATAAATGGAAGAAAGAGCTGGATTATAAACTGAAGAAAGAACTGTGGGCATTCACAGATAACAGGATCGCTGTACGTTTTGAGTATGAGTATCATGATAAGAATGGACAGTGGTTCAGGGCATATGGTAATGAGAACTGGGAGTTTGACGAAAATGGACTGATGCAGCGCAGGTTTGCCAGTATCAATGATCTGCCGATTGAGGAGTCAGAAAGGAGACTATAA
- a CDS encoding TetR/AcrR family transcriptional regulator yields MSKETLQPRERILDTAYRLFLGQGYNSTGINQIIEEADVAKASFYQHFKSKEDLCVGVLEKRHQYIEEQAQALSAQKRSAKMKVLASFDLIALLNEKESFRGCAFLNILSEIPADNVKVRDVIHDHKSNIRQNFRNLLDNAELADHVYLLYEGAFVESQLYRDQWPVNRAKKIVNSLIN; encoded by the coding sequence ATGAGCAAAGAAACATTACAACCCAGGGAACGGATACTGGATACTGCTTATCGCCTGTTTTTAGGACAGGGCTATAACTCTACCGGTATCAACCAGATCATTGAAGAAGCTGATGTGGCGAAGGCCAGTTTTTATCAGCATTTCAAATCAAAAGAGGATCTGTGTGTGGGAGTATTGGAGAAACGGCATCAATATATAGAAGAGCAGGCGCAGGCATTGAGTGCCCAGAAGAGGAGCGCTAAAATGAAAGTGCTGGCATCTTTTGATCTGATTGCATTGCTGAATGAGAAAGAGAGCTTCAGGGGATGTGCGTTTCTTAATATACTGTCAGAGATTCCTGCTGATAATGTGAAGGTGAGAGACGTCATTCATGACCATAAAAGCAATATCCGTCAGAACTTCAGGAATCTGCTGGATAACGCGGAACTGGCGGATCATGTCTATCTTTTGTATGAGGGCGCTTTTGTGGAAAGCCAGTTGTACAGGGACCAGTGGCCGGTGAACCGTGCAAAGAAAATAGTCAACTCATTAATCAATTAA
- a CDS encoding cytochrome P460 family protein: MRVSRKKWTVIGLFLAVVMIAIQFIRPGISNPPVTGEIKVPDDVAQILRASCYDCHSNQTQLKWFDQIAPASWLVAQHITDGRKVLNFSNWNSLAPGDQKGNLFLSVNQAMFGEMPLASYATFHPEAKLTPAALNTLKTYVNSLAPVKISDTSRRAVAEKQFAQWTAGALPTVQQVSPVLNGIAYIQGYRNWQIVNISDRYDNGTMRVILGNDIAMKAIHAHKTNPWPNGTIFAKVAWEQLTDSNRIATSGELKQVEFMIRDDQKFASSAGWGWARWKGNDLKPYGKTLTFSQECVNCHQPMKNNDYVFTEPLTEDDRPEKITGLPQGQLITSTIDKNQHTHSVLYGNEIAVQHARSGAPGPYPAGAVLTLATWAQQDDAHWFGAKVPQHLQSVEVVKVDANAAYEQYLAPGWKKAAATLRPDRISYITQLKAAVIFN, translated from the coding sequence ATGCGTGTATCCAGAAAGAAATGGACAGTAATCGGACTCTTCCTTGCAGTCGTAATGATAGCCATCCAGTTTATCAGACCGGGCATCTCCAATCCGCCCGTAACCGGTGAGATCAAAGTACCGGATGATGTGGCGCAGATCCTGCGTGCCTCCTGTTATGACTGCCATTCCAATCAAACACAGCTAAAATGGTTTGACCAGATCGCCCCTGCCTCCTGGCTGGTTGCACAGCATATCACCGATGGCCGTAAAGTCCTGAACTTCTCTAACTGGAACAGTCTCGCTCCGGGCGATCAGAAAGGGAACCTGTTTCTTTCCGTTAATCAGGCGATGTTCGGCGAAATGCCGCTGGCTTCCTATGCCACCTTCCATCCGGAAGCAAAATTGACGCCTGCGGCACTCAATACGCTCAAAACTTATGTAAATAGCCTGGCGCCGGTGAAGATATCTGATACCAGCCGACGCGCCGTAGCTGAAAAACAGTTTGCCCAGTGGACAGCAGGCGCCTTGCCTACCGTACAGCAGGTTAGTCCGGTACTGAACGGCATCGCCTACATCCAGGGCTACCGCAACTGGCAGATCGTGAATATATCTGACAGATATGATAACGGTACCATGCGGGTCATCCTGGGTAATGATATCGCCATGAAAGCCATCCATGCGCACAAAACGAATCCGTGGCCCAATGGTACCATCTTCGCCAAAGTAGCCTGGGAACAACTGACAGACAGCAACAGAATAGCTACCTCCGGAGAACTGAAACAGGTGGAATTCATGATACGGGACGACCAGAAATTTGCCAGCTCCGCCGGTTGGGGTTGGGCAAGATGGAAGGGCAATGACCTGAAACCTTACGGTAAAACGCTCACCTTCTCCCAGGAATGTGTGAACTGTCATCAGCCGATGAAAAATAACGACTACGTTTTCACTGAGCCATTAACTGAGGACGACAGACCAGAAAAAATCACCGGACTACCACAAGGCCAACTGATCACATCTACTATCGATAAAAACCAGCATACGCATAGCGTCCTGTATGGCAATGAGATCGCCGTACAACATGCCAGAAGCGGCGCACCTGGTCCTTATCCTGCCGGCGCAGTACTGACACTGGCCACCTGGGCACAGCAGGACGACGCACATTGGTTTGGCGCGAAAGTACCTCAACACCTGCAGTCAGTGGAAGTCGTGAAAGTAGATGCCAATGCAGCATATGAGCAATACCTGGCGCCCGGTTGGAAGAAAGCAGCTGCAACACTCCGTCCGGACAGAATCAGCTATATTACGCAACTGAAAGCCGCTGTGATCTTTAACTAA
- a CDS encoding sensor histidine kinase, which translates to MSNAVIWTSALFIGILASIPKILRIHITKWELLADISVATSFSILIWYFNIYMLPTFRAGAAPARFASKRLAGSLALGIVVMAALVLIYQLILPQYHFQSMMLMYEFRGLVINLTIYLFLHLIYQHHITQLISVELEKTKADNLSAQFELLKQQVNPHFLFNSLNTLKSMVEMQDQQASRFIVMLSDFYRSSLETRKQHLVRMEEELSTLEAYLFLLKARFEDGISLTVNISDAHRVSFIPPFTLQLLIENCIKHNIVSLGQPLHIHIFSDDAFIVVSNNLQMKRTPEPSTGLGLTNIAQRYQSLQQQQMEIIKDSTSFKVKLPVLNEDTRDRR; encoded by the coding sequence GTGTCGAACGCCGTCATATGGACAAGCGCCCTGTTCATCGGCATCCTGGCCTCAATACCCAAAATATTACGCATACATATCACGAAATGGGAATTGCTGGCGGATATCTCAGTAGCCACCAGCTTTTCCATTTTGATCTGGTACTTTAATATATACATGCTACCCACCTTCCGGGCCGGGGCAGCACCAGCCAGGTTCGCCAGCAAACGACTTGCAGGTAGCCTGGCTTTAGGCATAGTGGTCATGGCTGCATTAGTACTGATATACCAGCTGATCCTGCCGCAATATCATTTTCAGTCCATGATGCTGATGTACGAGTTCAGAGGACTGGTCATCAACCTGACCATTTACCTGTTCCTGCACCTCATTTATCAACATCATATCACACAACTGATCAGCGTTGAACTGGAAAAAACAAAAGCAGATAACCTGTCAGCTCAGTTTGAACTGCTGAAACAACAGGTAAATCCACATTTCCTGTTTAACAGCCTGAATACACTGAAATCAATGGTGGAAATGCAGGACCAACAAGCATCCAGGTTTATAGTGATGTTGTCTGACTTTTACCGATCTTCCCTGGAGACACGCAAACAACACCTTGTCAGGATGGAAGAAGAGTTATCCACACTGGAGGCTTACCTCTTCCTGTTAAAGGCCCGTTTTGAAGACGGGATCTCATTGACAGTAAATATCAGCGACGCACACCGCGTATCTTTTATACCGCCTTTTACATTACAGTTGTTAATTGAAAACTGTATCAAACATAATATCGTTTCGCTTGGACAACCACTACATATCCACATCTTTTCAGATGATGCATTCATCGTTGTATCAAACAACCTGCAGATGAAACGTACACCTGAACCGTCTACGGGTTTAGGTCTTACAAACATCGCACAGCGTTATCAGTCCCTGCAACAGCAACAGATGGAAATCATAAAAGACAGTACTTCCTTTAAAGTTAAACTACCAGTGCTCAATGAAGATACTCGTGATAGAAGATGA